Part of the Haliotis asinina isolate JCU_RB_2024 chromosome 8, JCU_Hal_asi_v2, whole genome shotgun sequence genome is shown below.
CGCTCTGCTCTGTACGTGTGTTGGTTAAACGCTCTGCTCTGTACGTGTGTTGGTTAAACGCTCTGCTCTGTACGTGTGTTGGTTAAATCGCTCTGCACTGTACGTGTGTTGGTTAAATCGCTCTGCTCTGTACGTGTGTTGGTTAAACGCTCTGCTCTGTACGTGTGTTGGTTAAACGCTCTGCTCTGTACGTGTGTTGGTTAAATCGCTCTGCTCTGTACGTGTGTTGGTTAAATCGCTCTGCTCTGTACGTGTGTTGGTTAAATCGCTCTGCTCTGTACGTGTGTTGGTTAAATCGCTCTGCTCTGTACGTGTGTTGGTTAAACGCTCTGCTCTGTACGTGTGTTGGTTAAATCGCTCTGCTCTGTACGTGTGTTGGTTAAATCGCTCTGCTCTGTACGTGTGTTGGTTAAATCGCTCTGCTCTGTACGTGTGTTGGTTAAACGCTCTGCTCTGTACGTGTGTTGGTTAAATCGCTCTGCTCTGTACGTGTGTTGGTTAAATCGCTCTGCTCTGTACGTGTGTTGGTTAAATCGCTCTGCTCTGTACGTGTGTTGGTTAAATCGCTCTGCTCTGTACGTGTGTTGGTTAAATCGCTCTGCTCTGTACGTGTGTTGTTAAATCGCTCTGCTCTGTACGTGTGTTGGTTAAACGCTCTGCTCTGTACGTGTGTTGGTTAAACGCTCTGCTCTGTACGTGTGTTGGTTAAACGCTCTGCTCTGTACGTGTGTTGGTTAAACGCTCTGCTCTGTACGTGTGTTGGTTAAATCGCTCTGCTCTGTACGTGTGTTGTTAAATCGCTCTGCTCTGTACGTGTGTTGGTTAAACGCTCTGCTCTGTACGTGTGTTGGTTAAACGCTCTGCTCTGTACGTGTGTTGGTTAAACGCTCTGCTCTGTACGTGTGTTGGTTAAACGCTCTGCTCTGTACGTGTGTTGGTTAAATCGCTCTGCACTGTACGTGTGTTGGTTAAATCGCTCTGCTCTGTACGTGTGTTGGTTAAACGCTCTGCTCTGTACGTGTGTTGGTTAAACGCTCTGCTCTGTACGTGTGTTGGTTAAATCGCTCTGCTCTGTACGTGTGTTGGTTAAATCGCTCTGCTCTGTACGTGTGTTGGTTAAATCGCTCTGCTCTGTACGTGTGTTGGTTAAATCGCTCTGCTCTGTACGTGTGTTGGTTAAACGCTCTGCTCTGTACGTGTGTTGGTTAAATCGCTCTGCACTGTACGTGTGTTGGTTAAATCGCTCTGCTCTGTACGTGTGTTGGTTAAATCGCTCTGCTCTGTACGTGTGCTGGTTAAACGCTCTGCTCTGTACGTGTGTTGGTTAAATCGCTCTGCTCTGTACGTGTGCTGGTTAAATCGCTCTGCTCTGTACGTGTGTTGGTTAAATCGCTCTGCTCTGTACGTGTGTTGGTTAAATCGCTCTGCTCTGTACGTGTGTTGGTTAAATCGCTCTGCTCTGTACGTGTGTTGGTTAAATCGCTCTGCTCTGTACGTGTGTTGGTTAAATCGCTCTGCTCTGTACGTGTGTTGGTTAAATCGCTCTGCTCTGTACGTGTGTTGGTTAAATCGCTCTGCTCTGTACGTGTGTTGGTTAAATCGCTCTGCTCTGTACGTGTGTTGGTTAAATCGCTCTGCTCTGTACGTGTGTTGGTTAAATCGCTCTGCTCTGTACGTGTGTTAGTTAAAAGGCTCTGCTCTGTACGTGTGTTGGTTAATCGCTCTGCTCTGTACGTGTGTTGGTTAAACGCTCTGCTCTGTACGTGTGTTGGTTAAAAGGCTCTGCACTGTACGTGTGTTGTTAAAACGCTCTGCTCTGTACGTGTGTTGGTTAAAACGTGGTGTTCAATAACCTGTGTCTGGTTTCCAGGAAATAGATTCAAGGAGGAAGATGCAGCGCAATTTGCCGAGGCACTCACTGTAAGTACGTCGGTCAAATGCCATGGtatatttcaaaagaaacatatttagtctctgaaaaacATAGATTTTTTAGAAAAACATCCTGTCCCTAAATCATATTGACACAAAATACTAAAAGGGAGCTCGGAGATTTTTCCGTTCGCGACATATCCTAAACTTGCAGGGACTGTGTTATGTATATTTGTGGCAGGGTTCGTATAACAGATAatttcaaagagtgagtgagtttagttttacgccgtactcagcaaaattacagctatatggcggcggtatgcaaaaaatcgagtcgggaccagacaatccagtgatcaacaacatgagcatcaatctgcgcaattgggaaccgatgacatgtgtcaaccagcgagcctgaccatccgatcccgttagtctcctcttacgacaagcacagtcgccttttatggcaagcatgggttgccgaaggcctaatCTAAcccgggaacttcacgggtctaatTTCAGAGAAATACCCATGTATATGTTGAACATATTGTTCACGTGGGCCTTTTCATTTTAGAAAAATACGACTTTAAGAAGCCTTGATCTCAGTCACAACGAGATCCGAGATGGAGGCTGCAGACTGGGCAAATCTCTAGGTATGTTTCACAGAATTGCCAAATATCTCCATGTTTACCACAGTTATCGCATCAAATTATTTCTTGTATCATGTTACTGTTAATATGTGAACAATTGACCTTGTGGGCGTTTGTCATAGAAGGGGACAGCGATTTGACAGTGATTTATAAACTAAGTACTTACGATCGACTCCGCCTTACGAAGACATTGTTCATAAACATGGAGTGGGTGTTATTGCTTGTATGTCTGTAAGGTGCTCAGTTAATCTGATGTACTTCGCTAGCTCAGACTAGTTTCATTACAATCTTGAATTTGGTAGATAGGTAATTGTATGAATAGGTAGTTAGGTAGGGAGATAGGTAGTTAGGTAGGGAGATAGGTAGTTAGGTAGGGAGATAGGTAGTTGCATAGTTAAGGGTGTAGTTACGTAGGTAGTTGAATTTTCTTGCCTCATCAGGCTGACATGACTCCCCTGATGCATCAGAAACAGTGTTGGGTTTTGTTGTGAAACCGACTAAATGTGTATGTTTTGCCAATAGGACTAAACTCGACGTTAGAGACGCTGGACCTGAGTTGGAACCACCTGAGATCAGCAGGTGTGGCTGGAATGGCTGCTGGCATCAAGGTAGCAATGAAACATCCAAGAACTTTCATCACAGCATTGTATTGGGAGCACCTGCATCAAGATGCTCTACCAATTTAGTCAAAACATCACTTGAGGAACATTGTCTTGCATCAGTAACAGCAACCATGTCATGTTGTTACCATTGTGTTTTGGACATGGTGGGCAGGAAACGGGAATCTGTGACTGCGGTATATGATGCATAGCACGAAGAGGCTGCTGTCAGTAAGTGCTCTGTCCAGTACGCACGAAACACAGAGTGAGATATCTGAACCATGTGTTTTTCAGGTAAACTGCTCCCTGAGGACCCTGGACATGTCCTGGAGCGGGTTGGGGACGGAGGGGGCAAGGTCTGTGGGTAGGGCCCTCAGGGATAACGTGACTATGGAGGAACTGGCCCTCAACTCATGTCGTATTGGGCAGCAAGCACTGGGGGAACTCCTCGGGCAGATGAAGGCAAACACTACTCTGGGCATCCTGAAGGTGACTGCAGCACCAGAGTCGGAACAAAATTGTTCGCAGAGTATTACCTTAAGACGAATTCCTAAAGCTTAGTCTTGAGAAAGACGACATGGATTTTTCAATCTGATCTCCTTGGGTAAAGTAGATATAATGCACTTGGAGATTACACGGACCGAGATAAGGTGTAGGAAATAGTTACACACTTTTCTGTGGTGTTTCAGCTGAGCGGCAATCCGATCACCCAGCAGGGTGCGCTTTACCTCGTGGAATTTCTTAGAGACCACCCATCTATGGGGATTAACACAGTGGAGATATCGGTGAGAACTCTGGACGTCGTGGAAGATAACTTTATGATAAACTGATGGCTTATACTCATGTTGGCTGTCCCACAGTAACCATATGGGGAGCCGAACCCTCATTGTAGCCATGTAAGTAAACTGATTGTCACGGTACTGACTGTAGGCTTGCGAATGAACTGAATTGTCATGTACTGTGTGTATGAATGAAACAAACCAATGGacaggtttgttttgtttcagaaaagGTGTTCTAATTGTTTGAGTTTATCCGTTTCTTTCTGCAGGATGTGGTTGTGTCTGGGGAGTTCTCGGGGCTATTTGAAAGCGTGAGGTGTTTCCGACCGACGTTCCGTGTCGTCCACAGGGGCGTCCTTAGTAGCAAGGACGCTGTATTGAGAGAGCTACAGTTGCCAAGGGTGAAGGTGCGTGACCCGTTTGTGGTACTAATGGAGCATGTGGATTCCCAGGACATGAGACTGGTGGACCTGTTCACTGCCCATGACTCGGACAACAAAGGTGTCGTTTCTCGCCAGGACTTTATCAGAGCAATCGAGGTACGGTAGTAAACAAtgtacacaaacacatgtaaacTGTGTAATCCCAGACCTGTCCGCAAAACACAGGTAACATATATGTAGGTGATACAAGCTTTACACGTGTGTTATCCAACTATTTTCAAGATAGTGTTTTGCCATTTGTGTAGCTTTATGGCTTAaatgttcgcttgtcatgcgtGCCATATTCATTCGTGAACAGAATTTTAGCAGATTTGCGCTTATTGTCTGTCAGACTAATACCTGTATGTTAGCATGTACAATTGAGTGAGTGCTTGTGATGCTTCAACTGCTTTCCTCTCAGAAGGCTGGGGTTGACATCGGGAAAAAGCAGGCACGCCAGCTTGTGGATATGCTCGACAAGGACTGTAGCGGAGACATAGACTTCGTGTAAGTTGAAAAATAGGGCACATTTGTACTTCTGTCTGATCTCTACATACATGCAAGTGACCAAGTATTTTCCATAATTTCTGCCATAAGCATAATCGCTGTACGACACTGACGAGGAGTAAATATTAAGCGTTGGTTCATGAACAATTGGTAAACCACTAATTGCCACATCTTGACCTTCGAAGTCTTCCTAAACTTGCACAACATGTTCAAAGACAAGATACTAAACAAGGCATAAGGACATGACGATAGAACAGTGATATTTAGACAGACCTCCCTACTATTTCACTGTGTAGGGAACTGATCGACAGAGAGAACAAGTACAGGAAACTCCGGGACGTACGGGTCGCATCAGGGTATGGGAACCGGGGCATCACGACACCAATGGCAAGCTGGAAAGCGGACACCAAACAACTGCTCCCAGCTGACACTAATGAGAATCACTGGTGAGCGCTCACAGATTCCTCATGCTGCACTGAAAAGGGTGAAAGGAAGACATAGTTTAATGACGAGGGACAGCTAAACATACAGGgatcacaaaaaaaaccccataaacCAAACCAAGATATATAAAAAcgttgaaaaacaaaaacattaaacaaccaCCTGACATGGGACATTGAGAAATCTAACAGTTTTGACTCCCTAAGTAGTCATAATCGATTCATACCACTGAACAAAAATGTTACTTCATTTCCATTGCAGACAGTGACCAGTGAACTTGTGAATAACATGCTTACCGCTCAGCTCTGAACAAGACAGTGCAGTGGGTAcggatacaccaaatactggCACGTCAGTACCCAAACCTGGAGATGCAGCTGCTGCCATGGATACCGTTGTGATAATATGCAAGAACAGCTGTGTGAACCACTAGGATTGTCAATGTGCAGTTTGTGTGATCAGTAGTCATAAGTGCAGTGTTAATAACAAAACACAAGCCAGTATGATGTGTTTGTTCTTTAAcccagcactcagcaatattccagctatgtggcagatctgtaaataatcgagtcaggaccggAAAATCATGTGATACCAGCATGAGTAccaatctacgcaaatgggttatgatgtgtcaacaaagtccgCGAGTCTGTTCATTTTGACACCGTGAGTCGGCTCTTACATGAGTGACTGGggttagttttacatcgcacccagatatattccagccatgtggcggcggtctgtaaataatcgaatctgaacaagacaatccagtgaccagcagcatgagcatcgatctgtgaaattaggaaccgatgacatgtgtcaaccaagtcagcaagtctgaccacccgatcccattagtcgcctcttacaacaaacatgggttggtgaagatcagttcaaacTAGGATTTCCAGAAGTGAATCAGGGAACAACATTCTTTCAAACTGATCCATTTTGCTCTCCAATCCTAAGTTAGGGACCATGAATTTCCCTGATGTGAAGCTGATGTAACTCTTGTCCATACTTTGTTAGTAATAGCTATGTGCAATTACATCTACCAAATaatattgtcaaaacactgtGGCCATTACCTCTACCAAGTACACAAGACAAGACACAGTTGAAAGTAATGTTTCGTAATTCAAATATAACAGAAAATGTTAGTTTATTGTACTAATGACTGTTTAATGTACTGGAACATGAAATACTGGGGGCGTCCTGTTGTAAGTTCGGAAAAAGTGAACATTGTGCCTGTCCCTTTGACTGCCTCCTCCAGGAGACCAAGTCGAGAGTCTGGGTCTTCATCTGTTACCTGGGCAAACACCCCTCCAGTCTGTAGCAGATCGACCATGCTAGAAACCAGCTTGTGACTCCTTTGTACTCCCTCCACTGGGTCCTTCAGTAGAGCATCTGTAGTGCCCTTGTCAAGCACCAGATGGAAGGTGCCTGGCCTGTAGGGCAGCCTGGTCAGGTCACACTGCACATATTGTACACTTGTTGCAGGATGACCTTGCAGGCTTTCCTTCAGCCAACTCCTCTGAATGTGTAACACTTCACTTACATAATCTACGAGGTGGAGTTCAATAGGTACCTCTGTACAGTGAGTGTACAGAAAACTAGGCACGTCAGAATTCCCACATCCGGCATCCATGACCTTCAGATTGGTGTGAGTACAAGAGAGCCTTGTGATGTGAGGCTGCAGTGCAGGGTAAAGCGTCTTGCCTGACAAGAACCAGTCAAATGAAGACTCACGGTGAGATGGCAGTTTGTATCGCGATGACCAGTACAACCATTTGCTCAGCTTCTCGTCCGATGCTGCAGGAGACAATGAATGCAAGATACAAATCTACCtgacaaagaaatatttttcttcaaatattTGATCACAGGATAGGTGGAGACCTTGACTTTATAACTTTATGAACACTGCTAAACCATTGACACTTAGGATAGTGTGACAAGTGGCTTGTCTCGACACATATCATAATACTGGACATTATTTAGAAGAAATGTTATGCAGTAAACACTCCTGCACTCACACCCACATACACCTATGGATCTGTATATCCCTAAACCCTCTGCCAAGGACCAGTCCTACAGAATAACTGTTTGTCGGCATTCCAAAAGTAGGTGGGTCATTAATGaaacaactttatggataacaacttcttgtttattgcacagAGCTAAGCTtgtgtagattcttacaccattatcaagctgGGAGTCACTAAAATCAAGTAATGGGATGTTTATTATACATAGGATGACAAACATCAGAATAACATTACCAGCGGCATGTAATCCAATAACAAGTGGTAGATGACTTAATGCCATGTGGGGAGTAAGAGTGGCTGAGTCAGTGTGTAtggtttcacactgcttttagcaatgttccagcaatatcatggcaactTGAAATGAGAATGAGATTCAAATTGAATGAGATGCCTGTTGAATTTTTATTGATGGTCTGATATGGTTAAACTGCTGTCCACTTTGACACATGTTAGTGCGGGTGTCTGCAGGTGTCTGGAATTTTCATCTATGTTGGAGTCACCACATTCACAGTTAATCTTGCAAACCACTTGTTTTGGACAGTTGCTCTTTAGAGGGAGAGTTACAATGACAACACAGAAAGTCACAATTCTGGCAAGGAAAATGTCACAATAACCAATTTTATTAAATTTAGTAAGTTATGTTaatatcatcatgatcataaaTCATAATTAGATTGTGGAAATTAATTCTTTATTATGGCGAATGTTCCACCCAACCCCATACAGGAACTCTGGAATTGATTTGCACTCATTAAGTCGCTCCCAGCACAAGTTCTGAAGCTGTCACTGCAATGTGACGTATTTCGCCTTCAACTTCTTCTTGGTCTGATTGCCTACACAATGAGAAGTCATGGTTCTCACTGTAGCCTGTTCTTTCTGGAACCCAAATCTCATGTCTTCTTATTTGCTAAAGAAACACAATCAACCAGTAGTTTTTTGGAAACATTTGAATGACCATTTTGTTAACTAAACACTGTGCACTTTCTCTAACACATAAATAACATTTTTGGCAGTTTTGCAACCCACTATGTATTGTTTCCTATTTTTTTCATGTCTTTTATCTATGACTTTCTTTCCTACATTCTGGGTTCCGGCCATCAGCTTGGAGAAATTTTCTGAAGGATGGAGGAATCACTGAAAGTGATGTTGATTTCTGCTTTGTGCTTAAGTAGTCTGCTACGAAGTTACTCCAATTCTGATTGGGACGGGTTCCAGCTCCGTCAGTGTGGGCGAGATGTATGTGTATACTGGCATACTGTGGCATATATAAGGATTTTACTAACGCTTCAAAAGTTTGACCGGCATCCGATGTCCTCGTGTGACTGCTCATGGACAGATGCCGTAGGCTGGGGTAAATGTTAACGTGGATAGCATGCAATATGTATACATTCTCTGTGAAAGGTTCTCATGTTGGGAGCGTTCCGTCAGTCACGCAGATACCGCCGTCACCACCTCGGGCTCTCATTGAACTACAGTTACTAtgtgtatacaaatatatatatatatatagtcagtACGACAGTACATTGCTGAGCAACCAAACTCCAAAGGCCGCTGTTTGTTTCACAGGAAAGGTATCTCAATAAAGGGTGAATAAAGCCATGTGAAACCGTATCTCACCAGAACAAACCCTTCTAGTGGTGGTGAAGAGTTTCTCAGGACAAAGTCTGCCACTGTGAAAAGAACAGTAAACATTTTTAGCTGTTCGGTTCAGAATAAACATAACGGGGtggtcaagggcagataataaTAACTCGCTgtcagagttacatcccttggtATTTGAGGCTTCTTTAGGGTTGAGTCTTTTACCACTTCAACTACAACTTAACGTTCACATTTCTTTCcagcaaatgttacatctaaCAACATTcaagcagggatactctacaacctctatataggctccctgattcaAGGAAGAATTTTTTGGAGACTTTTTACCAAATACAAT
Proteins encoded:
- the LOC137293567 gene encoding citrate synthase-lysine N-methyltransferase CSKMT, mitochondrial-like, translating into MFILNRTAKNVYCSFHSGRLCPEKLFTTTRRVCSASDEKLSKWLYWSSRYKLPSHRESSFDWFLSGKTLYPALQPHITRLSCTHTNLKVMDAGCGNSDVPSFLYTHCTEVPIELHLVDYVSEVLHIQRSWLKESLQGHPATSVQYVQCDLTRLPYRPGTFHLVLDKGTTDALLKDPVEGVQRSHKLVSSMVDLLQTGGVFAQVTDEDPDSRLGLLEEAVKGTGTMFTFSELTTGRPQYFMFQYIKQSLVQ
- the LOC137293566 gene encoding leucine-rich repeat-containing protein 74B-like isoform X2 → MDPPLDLSDLELRKSILARQDQLQDYRQTTEESGGNIHLYRQQSYSAPPGGRQNFRRLTIDRSKTISRQGRAKSGVTSVDRSCSNISVNVNASRQLEKWSCRPLSKASCEHPANVRSITSRDSLTTACLDDEYGDSDPDDKPSPCKTPLEDERRHVYLAACRRLNVVPSSTYLRCLRSKVVRLNHQGLTVRPVQAVCISLVEELTVTELHLANNVIGDAGLRCIVDLLHHNSIINVLDVSNNNLQTRGAVMLSSLLLDNDSLQVLKAAGNRFKEEDAAQFAEALTKNTTLRSLDLSHNEIRDGGCRLGKSLGLNSTLETLDLSWNHLRSAGVAGMAAGIKVNCSLRTLDMSWSGLGTEGARSVGRALRDNVTMEELALNSCRIGQQALGELLGQMKANTTLGILKLSGNPITQQGALYLVEFLRDHPSMGINTVEISDVVVSGEFSGLFESVRCFRPTFRVVHRGVLSSKDAVLRELQLPRVKVRDPFVVLMEHVDSQDMRLVDLFTAHDSDNKGVVSRQDFIRAIEAGVDIGKKQARQLVDMLDKDCSGDIDFVELIDRENKYRKLRDVRVASGYGNRGITTPMASWKADTKQLLPADTNENH
- the LOC137293566 gene encoding leucine-rich repeat-containing protein 74B-like isoform X1, which translates into the protein MDPPLDLSDLELRKSILARQDQLQDYRQTTEESGGNIHLYRQQSYSAPPGGRQNFRRLTIDRSKTISRQGRAKSGVTSVDRSCSNISVNVNASRQLEKWSCRPLSKASCEHPANVRSITSRDSLTTACLDDEYGDSDPDDKPSPCKTPLEDERRHVYLAACRRLNVVPSSTYLRCLRSKVVRLNHQGLTVRPVQAVCISLVEELTVTELHLANNVIGDAGLRCIVDLLHHNSIINVLDVSNNNLQTRGAVMLSSLLLDNDSLQVLKAAGNRFKEEDAAQFAEALTKNTTLRSLDLSHNEIRDGGCRLGKSLGLNSTLETLDLSWNHLRSAGVAGMAAGIKVNCSLRTLDMSWSGLGTEGARSVGRALRDNVTMEELALNSCRIGQQALGELLGQMKANTTLGILKLSGNPITQQGALYLVEFLRDHPSMGINTVEISDVVVSGEFSGLFESVRCFRPTFRVVHRGVLSSKDAVLRELQLPRVKVRDPFVVLMEHVDSQDMRLVDLFTAHDSDNKGVVSRQDFIRAIEKAGVDIGKKQARQLVDMLDKDCSGDIDFVELIDRENKYRKLRDVRVASGYGNRGITTPMASWKADTKQLLPADTNENH